One genomic region from Thalassotalea sp. PS06 encodes:
- a CDS encoding energy transducer TonB codes for MKFFVAIIAGACISMGILAIMAALVSSDDVYIENVEEYPLVELTEPRKDSKAVYKKRILEPPPEPPQKPGGISSVRAVPAKTTADIKQIEMPDMDIDTSLQSQEFAMDTPESGGATPIYRALPRYPISAARQKVRGWVKLKFSINPQGVPEDIEVLESQPEQIFDQAAIDALARWKYRPKMDNGKPVKQENLSVRIDFGKKKK; via the coding sequence GTGAAATTCTTCGTTGCTATTATTGCCGGGGCCTGTATCTCTATGGGTATTCTTGCCATCATGGCTGCTCTTGTATCGTCAGATGACGTATATATTGAGAATGTTGAAGAGTACCCACTGGTTGAGTTGACTGAGCCTCGCAAAGATAGCAAAGCGGTTTATAAAAAGCGGATTTTAGAACCGCCTCCTGAACCACCCCAAAAACCCGGAGGGATCTCTTCGGTAAGGGCTGTTCCGGCCAAAACTACCGCAGACATCAAGCAAATCGAAATGCCAGATATGGATATCGATACGAGTTTGCAGTCTCAGGAATTTGCCATGGATACGCCAGAAAGCGGTGGAGCTACACCGATTTATCGTGCATTACCCCGGTATCCAATTTCTGCGGCCAGACAAAAGGTTCGTGGCTGGGTGAAATTGAAGTTTTCGATTAATCCGCAGGGAGTGCCTGAGGATATCGAAGTGTTGGAGTCGCAACCGGAGCAGATATTCGACCAGGCCGCAATTGATGCGCTGGCGCGGTGGAAATACCGCCCAAAAATGGATAATGGCAAACCGGTAAAGCAGGAAAATCTTAGCGTTCGCATTGATTTTGGTAAAAAGAAAAAATAA
- a CDS encoding energy transducer TonB produces the protein MARLINIIFLASIVSFGLFAFMAALVKDNGGFTQDPVPYIPVEFTDQPKDSKVQEKQKLDPPPQPKPMPQPPQQVTAVDPTEATVKINVPGPKIDLVNEGPTILGPNAGGDARPIVRVSPKYPIVAARDGISGWVQLAFSIDEAGGVTDIEVIDSSPKRTFDKAAIKALKRWKYKPKMVDGKPLKQTGLTVQLDFKMDQATGS, from the coding sequence ATGGCTCGATTAATAAATATTATCTTTTTAGCATCCATAGTAAGCTTTGGATTATTTGCGTTTATGGCGGCGCTTGTTAAAGACAACGGCGGTTTTACTCAAGACCCAGTGCCGTATATCCCAGTTGAATTTACCGACCAACCAAAGGATAGCAAGGTTCAGGAAAAGCAAAAGTTAGACCCTCCGCCTCAACCTAAGCCTATGCCGCAACCGCCGCAACAAGTGACGGCGGTTGATCCGACAGAAGCAACAGTAAAAATTAATGTTCCCGGGCCAAAAATCGATTTAGTAAATGAAGGTCCAACAATTTTGGGGCCAAATGCCGGAGGCGATGCCAGACCTATTGTTCGGGTGAGTCCTAAATATCCCATTGTTGCGGCGCGTGACGGTATTAGCGGCTGGGTTCAGTTAGCCTTTTCCATTGATGAAGCTGGCGGCGTAACCGATATTGAAGTCATTGACTCCTCGCCAAAGCGTACCTTTGACAAAGCGGCAATCAAAGCGTTAAAACGCTGGAAATATAAACCAAAAATGGTTGATGGCAAGCCACTAAAGCAAACGGGTTTGACGGTGCAATTGGATTTCAAAATGGACCAAGCCACTGGCTCGTAA
- a CDS encoding RNA polymerase sigma factor: protein MAKISSLIKSWLNPALSAEQQMLAYAQNPEPALLKPLVERFSDDLYHFLMAQAGASYADDVLQQTWLKVIEKRQSFAAGTSVKSWLFTIARNTLVDELRRTQRWDFSDIDEVSADGKPGSECEAQLSHISAEQRVSDNEQRELSQQEFQDMLQSLTLAQREAVVLQLEGFSIEEIASITSEKRETIKSRLRYAKQALKKHMVNFNSLDKAENVCVAGKECQ, encoded by the coding sequence TTGGCGAAGATATCTTCACTCATTAAAAGTTGGCTAAACCCGGCATTAAGTGCAGAGCAGCAAATGCTGGCATACGCACAAAACCCGGAACCTGCGCTATTAAAACCTTTAGTGGAACGATTCAGTGATGATCTCTACCACTTTCTGATGGCTCAGGCCGGAGCATCATATGCGGATGATGTATTGCAGCAAACCTGGTTAAAGGTGATAGAAAAACGCCAATCTTTTGCTGCAGGAACCAGTGTAAAAAGTTGGTTATTTACCATTGCCCGCAACACTTTGGTGGATGAATTGCGCAGAACCCAACGTTGGGACTTTAGCGATATCGATGAAGTATCAGCGGATGGCAAACCAGGGTCTGAATGTGAGGCGCAGTTATCTCATATTTCTGCAGAACAACGAGTGAGTGATAATGAGCAACGCGAGCTTTCTCAACAAGAGTTTCAAGATATGCTGCAATCACTAACTTTAGCGCAACGAGAAGCGGTGGTGCTGCAATTGGAAGGCTTTTCAATTGAGGAAATTGCGTCAATTACCTCGGAAAAACGCGAAACCATAAAATCACGTTTACGTTATGCGAAACAGGCATTGAAAAAACACATGGTAAATTTTAATTCACTAGATAAGGCTGAAAATGTCTGCGTTGCCGGTAAGGAGTGTCAATAA